The following coding sequences lie in one Apium graveolens cultivar Ventura chromosome 3, ASM990537v1, whole genome shotgun sequence genomic window:
- the LOC141714511 gene encoding uncharacterized protein LOC141714511 has translation MTNGESAKDMTNKFAKLDKFEGQDFRRWQKKMHFLLTTLKVVYVTPMPEVIKNETIEQTRKRCKWENDDYIYHGHILNGISDSLFDVYQNVDSAKELWDSLESKYMAEDASSKKFLMDESISVYGVIDKLLPSWKDFKHTLKHNKDDMTLVELGSHFRIEEALRTQEIENNPKGKNQVSDSSVNIVEDGGPSKKSKDDKGDKQKFKGNYNSSNKNPKMACWKCSKPGHFKKDYRVGKGKQEKQNAGPSGSKDPEKQQDQMLIQNYNSCQNYVSLISEAFYVQDDNIAWWIDSGATSHVCKDLRWFIDFQPIEDGSILKMGNVATEPIKGVGYVKLVFTSGKCILLNNVLYVLGIRKNLLSGVVLNNHGYKQVYESDKYILSKHGNFVGFGYLCNESNDYVSVNSIIESRDAIFDENRFTSMPRPRDMLQNSYSKNSVSTEDVHGPSEPRRNTRARKVKSFGDDFHLYLVEDPRDEIEYQYQYYFIIEDDPKTFCEVMTSRDVTFWKEAIQDEMVSIMNNNTWELSDLPPGCKALGSRWIFKRKMKVDALVVIHNLVIHQMDVKTAFLNGELDEEIYMKQPEGFVMPGYENKVCKLKKSLYGLKQAPKDWHDKFDNVVLSNGYC, from the exons ATGACGAACGGAGAATCTGCAAAAGATATGACAAACAAGTTTGCAAAACTGGACAAGTTTGAGGGTCAGGATTTTAGAAGATGGCAGAAGAAGATGCATTTTCTGTTGACCACACTGAAGGTTGTGTATGTTACCCCTATGCCAGAAGTGATTAAGAATGAAACTATTGAACAAACAAGGAAGCGCTGCAAATGGGAAAACGATGATTACATCTATCACGGTCACATCTTGAACGGTATATCTGATTCCCTTTTCGATGTATACCAAAATGTTGATTCAGCGAAAGAATTGTGGGATTCTCTTGAATCCAAGTACATGGCAGAAGATGCTTCTAGTAAGAAGTTTCTG ATGGATGAATCTATCTCTGTTTATGGTGTTATAGACAAACTGCTACCATCATGGAAGGATTTTAAACACACCTTGAAACATAATAAAGATGATATGACACTGGTTGAACTTGGAAGTCACTTCAGAATTGAAGAGGCTTTGAGAACTCAAGAAATTGAGAATAATCCTAAGGGCAAGAACCAAGTCAGTGATTCTTCTGTAAATATTGTTGAAGATGGTGGACCTTCTAAGAAATCTAAGGATGACAAGGGTGATAAACAGAAGTTTAAAGGAAACTACAACTCTTCCAACAAAAATCCTAAGATGGCATGTTGGAAGTGTAGCAAACCTGGACATTTCAAGAAGGATTATCGGGTTGGTAAAGGCAAGCAGGAAAAGCAAAATGCTGGTCCAAGTGGATCCAAGGATCCAGAAAAGCAACAAGATCAGATGttaatacaaaattataattcTTGTCAGAATTACGTATCACTAATATCTGAGGCATTTTATGTGCAGGATGATAATATTGCTTGGTggattgattcaggagcaacgAGTCATGTATGTAAAGATCTTCGTTGGTTCATAGACTTTCAACCAATCGAAGATGGATCTATCTTAAAGATGGGAAATGTTGCAACTGAACCGATCAAAGGAGTAGGATATGTCAAGCTAGTTTTTACTTCTGGAAAatgtatattattaaataatgtgTTGTATGTTCTGGGGATTCGAAAGAATCTCTTGTCTGGTGTTGTATTAAATAATCATGGATATAAACAAGTTTATGAAAGTGATAAGTATATCTTGTCAAAACATGGTAATTTTGTTGGCTTTGGCTATTTATGTAATG AATCAAATGACTATGTGTCTGTGAACTCGATTATTGAGTCAAGAGATGCTATCTTTGATGAAAACAGATTTACGTCTATGCCTAGACCAAGGGACATGCTTCAGAATTCTTATAGTAAGAACTCAGTTTCTACTGAAGATGTTCATGGACCGTCTGAACCAAGGAGAAACACTAGAGCTAGAAAAGTGAAGTCTTTTGGAGATGACTTTCATCTTTATCTAGTTGAAGATCCTAGAGATGAAATTGAATATCAATAccaatattattttattattgaggATGATCCAAAAACTTTTTGTGAAGTTATGACATCAAGGGATGTTACATTCTGGAAAGAAGCTATCCAGGATGAAATGGTATCTATCATGAATAATAATACATGGGAATTGAGTGATCTGCCCCCTGGCTGTAAAGCATTGGGAAGCAGATGGATCTTCAAAAGGAAAATGAAGGTGGACG CACTTGTTGTTATACACAACCTTGTCAttcatcaaatggatgtgaaaactgCATTCTTGAATGGTGAATTAGATGAAGAGATTTATATGAAACAACCCGAAGGGTTTGTTATGCCTGGTTATGAGAACAAGGTGTGTAAGTTGAAGAAATCACTTTATGGTCTAAAACAAGCACCGAAGGATTGGCATgataaatttgataatgtggtcTTGTCTAATGgttattgttag